A window of the Azospirillum formosense genome harbors these coding sequences:
- a CDS encoding TRAP transporter large permease subunit — protein MAAFLIENMAPLMFAALVLFLLMGFPVAFALAANGLLFGLIGIELGLLTPALFQALPERVFGIMRNDTLLAIPFFTFMGLILERSGMAEDLLDTVGQLFGPLRGGLAYAVIFVGALLAATTGVVAASVISMGLISLPIMLRYGYDRRLASGVIAASGTLAQIIPPSLVLIILADQLGRSVGDMYAGALVPGLVLTGLYAGYILVTSIVRPEFAPALPPEARSLRGFQLLFRVLTSLVPPLVLIFLVLGTIFLGIATPTEGGAMGAAGAMILALMKRQLSWSLMRQAMDTTAKLSSFVIFILIGSTVFGLVFRAVNGDLWVEHLLTSLPGGELGFLIVVNIMVFLLAFFLDFFELAFIIVPLLAPVAEKLGIDLIWFGVLLGVNMQTSFMHPPFGFALFFLRSVAPREDYKDKITGKIIKKITTGQIYWGAVPFVCIQLIMVALVIIFPEMVFSGLDRGEPIDLDNVKIEIPAFDSGEPPPPFGAPEQPAEDPNADLMKQLQGK, from the coding sequence ATGGCCGCCTTCCTCATTGAGAACATGGCGCCGCTGATGTTCGCGGCGCTTGTTCTTTTCCTTTTGATGGGTTTCCCGGTCGCTTTCGCGCTCGCCGCGAACGGCCTCCTCTTCGGTCTGATCGGCATCGAGCTGGGTCTGCTGACCCCGGCGCTGTTCCAGGCGCTGCCGGAGCGCGTCTTCGGCATCATGCGCAACGACACGCTGCTGGCCATTCCCTTCTTCACCTTCATGGGCCTGATCCTCGAACGATCCGGCATGGCCGAAGACTTGCTCGACACGGTCGGGCAGCTCTTCGGCCCGCTGCGCGGCGGTCTGGCCTACGCGGTGATCTTCGTCGGCGCGCTGCTCGCCGCGACGACCGGCGTGGTGGCCGCGTCGGTGATCTCCATGGGCCTGATCTCGCTGCCGATCATGCTGCGCTACGGTTACGACCGCCGCTTGGCGTCGGGCGTCATCGCGGCGTCGGGCACGCTGGCCCAGATCATCCCGCCGTCGCTGGTGCTGATCATCCTGGCCGACCAGCTCGGCCGCTCGGTCGGCGACATGTACGCCGGCGCCCTGGTCCCCGGCCTGGTGCTGACCGGCCTCTACGCCGGCTACATCCTGGTCACCAGCATCGTCCGCCCCGAGTTCGCTCCGGCCCTGCCGCCCGAGGCGCGCAGCCTGCGCGGCTTCCAGCTGCTGTTCCGGGTGCTGACCTCGCTGGTGCCGCCGCTGGTGCTGATCTTCCTGGTGCTCGGCACCATCTTCCTCGGCATCGCGACGCCGACGGAAGGCGGCGCCATGGGTGCCGCGGGCGCCATGATCCTGGCGCTCATGAAGCGGCAGCTGAGCTGGTCGCTGATGCGTCAGGCGATGGACACGACGGCGAAGCTGTCCTCCTTCGTCATCTTCATCCTGATCGGCTCGACGGTCTTCGGTCTGGTGTTCCGCGCCGTGAACGGCGACCTGTGGGTGGAGCATCTGCTGACCAGCCTGCCGGGCGGCGAACTGGGCTTCCTGATCGTCGTCAACATCATGGTCTTCCTGCTCGCCTTCTTCCTCGACTTCTTCGAGCTGGCCTTCATCATCGTGCCGCTGCTCGCCCCGGTCGCGGAAAAGCTGGGCATCGACCTGATCTGGTTCGGCGTCCTGCTGGGCGTCAACATGCAGACCTCCTTCATGCACCCGCCCTTCGGTTTCGCCCTGTTCTTCCTGCGAAGCGTCGCTCCACGGGAGGATTACAAGGACAAGATCACCGGGAAGATCATCAAGAAGATCACCACCGGCCAGATCTACTGGGGCGCCGTGCCGTTCGTCTGCATCCAGCTGATCATGGTGGCCTTGGTCATCATATTCCCGGAGATGGTCTTCTCCGGCCTGGACCGCGGCGAGCCGATCGATCTGGACAATGTGAAGATCGAGATCCCGGCCTTCGATTCGGGCGAGCCGCCGCCGCCCTTCGGCGCGCCGGAACAGCCCGCCGAGGACCCCAACGCCGACCTCATGAAGCAGTTGCAGGGCAAGTAG
- a CDS encoding TRAP transporter small permease subunit — translation MRFLLRISGLIDAVNDGIGKLVYWLVLVAVIVSAGNAVIRYSLHYSSNAWLELQWYLFSAIFLLCSGYTFLRNEHIRIDIVLGRFSRRVQCMVDIFGILFFLFPMAILIMWLSWPMFWDSFITKEMSSDAGGLIRWPAKILVPAGFFLLTMQAVSELIKRIAFLAGLIDQPGEKMHSHS, via the coding sequence TTGAGGTTCCTGCTCCGAATCAGCGGGCTGATCGATGCTGTCAACGACGGTATCGGCAAGCTCGTCTATTGGCTGGTGCTGGTCGCCGTGATTGTCAGCGCCGGCAACGCCGTCATCCGTTACAGCCTCCATTACAGCTCCAACGCCTGGCTTGAGCTGCAATGGTATTTGTTTTCCGCGATTTTCCTGTTGTGCTCGGGCTACACGTTTCTGCGCAACGAGCACATCCGCATCGACATCGTGCTGGGCCGTTTCTCGCGGCGCGTCCAGTGCATGGTGGACATCTTCGGGATCCTCTTCTTCCTGTTCCCGATGGCCATCCTGATCATGTGGCTCTCCTGGCCGATGTTCTGGGACAGCTTCATCACCAAGGAAATGTCGAGCGACGCCGGCGGCCTGATCCGCTGGCCGGCCAAGATCCTGGTTCCCGCCGGTTTCTTCCTGCTGACCATGCAGGCGGTGTCCGAGCTGATCAAACGCATCGCCTTCCTGGCCGGTCTCATTGACCAGCCCGGCGAGAAGATGCACAGCCACTCCTAA
- a CDS encoding arginyltransferase encodes MSVIQPQLRPLQQFFRSGPMPCPYLPGRVERKLFTRLLGPYSAEVNSTLSRAGFRRSHDIVYRPVCPNCQACVPVRIPVAAFVPTRSQKRVRRANGDLTLAEAPAAATTEQYRLFSLYQNSRHGESDMARMAMADFAAMIDEGRADTSLFEARDAEGRLVGCMLTDRLTDGYSAVYSFYDPRQDRRSLGSFMILSLLERARTDGLPYVYLGYWIAQSRKMAYKAKFRPLEALGRDGWFRLPNDPED; translated from the coding sequence ATGTCGGTCATCCAGCCGCAACTCCGCCCGCTCCAGCAGTTCTTCCGGTCCGGGCCGATGCCCTGCCCCTATCTGCCGGGTCGGGTGGAGCGCAAGCTGTTCACCCGGCTGTTGGGTCCCTACTCGGCGGAGGTCAATTCCACCCTGTCGCGCGCCGGCTTCCGGCGCAGCCACGACATCGTCTACCGGCCGGTCTGCCCGAACTGTCAGGCCTGCGTCCCGGTCCGCATCCCGGTGGCCGCCTTCGTCCCCACACGGTCGCAGAAGCGCGTCCGCCGGGCCAACGGCGACCTGACCCTGGCGGAGGCGCCGGCCGCCGCCACGACGGAGCAGTACCGGCTGTTCTCGCTCTACCAGAACTCCCGCCACGGCGAATCGGACATGGCGCGCATGGCCATGGCCGACTTCGCGGCCATGATCGACGAGGGCCGCGCCGACACCAGCCTGTTCGAGGCCCGCGACGCCGAAGGGCGGCTGGTCGGCTGCATGCTGACCGACCGGCTGACCGACGGCTATTCCGCGGTCTACAGCTTCTACGATCCCCGCCAGGACCGCCGCAGCCTGGGCAGCTTCATGATCCTCAGCCTGCTGGAGCGCGCCCGGACGGACGGCCTGCCCTACGTCTATCTCGGCTATTGGATCGCCCAGAGCCGCAAGATGGCCTACAAGGCCAAGTTCCGCCCCCTGGAGGCGCTGGGCCGCGACGGCTGGTTCCGCCTGCCGAACGATCCGGAAGACTGA
- a CDS encoding alpha-E domain-containing protein: MNLLARYAECIFWMARYMERAENLARILDVHETFARDTRGMTNWFSIVQLNADEKDFFSRHDRPTAEAVVHYYMFDTQNTNSLVSMLRMARENARVLRPWISTEMWTQINVFHNKLVEMNGKGVALPNLSKVCTWIKEECQTHTGITEGTFYRDQGWYFYQLGKYIERADQTTRLLDIKYHTLLPSPVAVGSTLDMSQWTTVLRSAAGYHAFRRVYPRGMSPTTVAGFMMFNEGFPRSVVMCVRQIDGLLTRLKSRYTLRNGSEAMEKVDELLGALLARPIEEVIQLGLHEYLDGVQAQLCGITNEIGRAFFGQDTVPMTQSQSQ; this comes from the coding sequence GTGAATCTGCTGGCCCGTTACGCCGAATGCATTTTCTGGATGGCGCGCTACATGGAGCGCGCCGAGAATCTCGCCCGCATCCTGGACGTGCATGAGACCTTCGCGCGCGACACGCGGGGGATGACCAACTGGTTCTCCATCGTCCAGCTCAACGCCGACGAGAAGGATTTCTTCAGCCGCCACGACCGTCCGACGGCGGAGGCGGTGGTCCATTACTACATGTTCGACACCCAGAATACGAACTCGCTGGTCTCCATGCTGCGCATGGCGCGGGAGAACGCCCGCGTCCTGCGCCCCTGGATCTCCACCGAGATGTGGACGCAGATCAACGTGTTCCACAACAAGCTGGTGGAGATGAACGGCAAGGGCGTGGCGCTGCCCAACCTCTCCAAGGTCTGCACCTGGATCAAGGAGGAATGCCAGACCCACACGGGCATCACCGAGGGCACCTTCTACCGCGATCAGGGCTGGTACTTCTACCAGCTCGGCAAATACATCGAGCGGGCGGACCAGACCACCCGCCTGCTCGACATCAAGTACCACACGCTGCTGCCCTCCCCCGTCGCGGTCGGCTCCACGCTGGACATGAGCCAGTGGACGACGGTGTTGCGCTCCGCCGCCGGGTACCACGCCTTCCGGCGCGTCTACCCGCGCGGCATGTCGCCGACCACGGTCGCCGGCTTCATGATGTTCAACGAGGGGTTCCCGCGCTCCGTTGTGATGTGTGTGCGACAGATCGACGGCCTCTTGACCCGCCTGAAGTCCCGTTACACCCTGCGCAACGGCAGTGAGGCGATGGAGAAGGTGGACGAGCTGCTCGGCGCGCTGTTGGCCCGCCCGATCGAAGAGGTGATCCAGCTCGGCCTGCACGAGTATCTCGACGGCGTGCAGGCCCAGCTCTGCGGAATCACCAACGAGATCGGACGCGCCTTCTTCGGCCAGGACACCGTCCCGATGACCCAGAGCCAGTCCCAGTAA
- a CDS encoding circularly permuted type 2 ATP-grasp protein produces the protein MVHTSRQTPLPLGIGQSRALAAGESVSVPEGKATDLLTNYDPGLYYDELFGGRDYPAEHSALIRQRLAGLNFGDLLRRSQDAERELYNLGITFLVYSNKDAVDRILPFDIIPRVISAKEWAHLEAGITQRVTALNLFLHDIYHDQKILKDGVIPADLVLGNGCFRPQMVGLDVPFDTYIHIMGTDLVRDREGTFRVLEDNGRVPSGVSYVVENRHMMQRVFPDLMQDIGIRPVDNYGHKLLDAMMEIAPQDVADPQVVLLSPGSYNSAYFEHIFLAREMGVPLVEGRDLVVENDRVYMKTTNGLARVDSIYRRIDDAFLDPKAFNPDSMLGVPGIMEAYRKGNVALANAVGTGVADDKAIYCYVPRMIKYYLDQEAIIPNVDTRICREADALQYTLDNLDKLVVKPVGEAGGYGITIGPRASREELAECRAKLLADPSNYISQPVVDLSVCPTVTDDGIDPRHVDLRPFAITGKNTWVLPGGLTRVALKKGTLIVNSSQGGGSKDTWVLQDGGLQDGAQEGSAS, from the coding sequence ATGGTTCATACTTCGCGGCAGACACCATTGCCACTCGGCATCGGTCAATCAAGGGCGTTAGCTGCGGGGGAGTCTGTGAGCGTACCCGAAGGCAAGGCGACTGACCTTTTGACGAACTACGATCCCGGCCTTTACTACGACGAATTGTTCGGAGGCCGTGATTATCCAGCCGAGCACTCGGCGCTGATCCGGCAGAGACTGGCCGGTCTGAACTTCGGGGATCTGTTGCGGCGGTCGCAGGACGCCGAGCGTGAACTGTACAATCTGGGCATCACCTTCCTCGTCTACTCGAACAAGGACGCGGTGGACCGCATCCTTCCCTTCGACATCATTCCCCGGGTCATCTCGGCCAAGGAATGGGCGCATCTGGAGGCGGGAATCACCCAGCGCGTCACGGCGCTGAACCTGTTCCTCCACGACATCTACCACGACCAGAAGATCCTGAAGGACGGGGTGATCCCCGCCGACCTCGTGCTGGGCAACGGCTGCTTCCGGCCGCAGATGGTCGGGCTGGACGTGCCGTTCGACACCTACATCCACATCATGGGCACGGACTTGGTCCGCGACCGCGAGGGGACCTTCCGCGTGCTGGAGGACAACGGGCGCGTGCCGTCCGGCGTGTCCTACGTGGTCGAGAACCGCCACATGATGCAGCGCGTGTTCCCCGACCTGATGCAGGACATCGGCATCCGCCCGGTGGACAATTACGGGCACAAGCTGCTCGACGCGATGATGGAGATCGCGCCGCAGGACGTGGCCGACCCGCAGGTCGTGCTGCTGTCGCCCGGCTCCTACAACTCCGCCTATTTCGAGCACATCTTTCTGGCGCGCGAGATGGGCGTGCCGCTGGTCGAGGGCCGCGATCTGGTGGTGGAGAACGACCGCGTCTACATGAAGACCACCAACGGTCTGGCGCGCGTCGATTCGATCTACCGCCGCATCGACGACGCCTTCCTCGACCCCAAGGCCTTCAACCCGGACAGCATGCTGGGCGTGCCGGGCATCATGGAGGCCTACCGCAAGGGCAACGTGGCGCTGGCCAACGCCGTCGGCACCGGCGTGGCGGACGACAAGGCGATCTACTGCTACGTCCCGCGGATGATCAAATACTACCTGGACCAGGAAGCGATCATCCCCAACGTGGACACGCGCATCTGCCGCGAGGCCGACGCGCTGCAATACACGCTGGACAACCTGGACAAGCTGGTGGTGAAGCCGGTCGGCGAGGCCGGCGGCTACGGCATCACCATCGGCCCGCGCGCCAGCAGGGAGGAGTTGGCGGAGTGCCGGGCCAAGCTGCTGGCCGATCCGTCCAACTACATCAGCCAGCCGGTGGTCGACCTGTCGGTCTGCCCCACCGTCACCGACGACGGCATCGATCCCCGCCACGTCGATCTGCGCCCCTTCGCCATCACGGGAAAGAACACCTGGGTGCTGCCCGGCGGCCTGACCCGCGTGGCGCTGAAGAAGGGCACGCTGATCGTCAACTCGTCGCAGGGCGGCGGGTCCAAGGACACCTGGGTTCTCCAGGATGGCGGTCTCCAGGATGGGGCACAGGAAGGGAGCGCGTCGTGA
- a CDS encoding flagellar motor protein MotB: MSANPSGGEQPIIIKKKKGGHGGHHGGAWKVAYADFVTAMMAFFLLLWLLNVTTSDQRKGIADYFSPTSVSRESSGSGGMLGGRTITAPGAQISPSSPMSADVPVSGPPGHSTQEDDEANDPTDAAPPPPVSTAEQKSNESRLDYQKRLEEQAKQLGIPGQKPGERLSDFAERVKEGGEKLQDAQKEARQFQQAATEIRQAIQSVPELEPLAQNLMIDQTPEGLRIQIVDQDRVSMFPGGSGQMYPQTRQLVMQVAKALAKLPNKLSISGHTDGVPFTSGAGRDNWDLSTERANATRRALIAGGIPEERVQDVIGRADRDLLVPDQPGSPRNRRISMVLLRESKTAPPPAATN, translated from the coding sequence ATGTCAGCGAACCCGTCCGGCGGCGAACAGCCGATCATCATCAAGAAGAAGAAGGGTGGCCATGGCGGCCACCATGGCGGCGCCTGGAAAGTCGCCTACGCCGACTTCGTGACGGCGATGATGGCCTTCTTCCTGCTGCTGTGGCTGCTCAACGTCACCACGTCGGACCAGCGCAAGGGCATCGCCGACTATTTCTCGCCCACATCGGTCAGCCGCGAAAGCTCGGGGTCCGGCGGCATGCTGGGCGGGCGCACCATCACCGCGCCGGGCGCCCAGATCTCCCCCTCCTCCCCGATGTCCGCCGATGTTCCGGTCTCCGGCCCTCCGGGCCATTCGACCCAGGAGGACGACGAGGCGAACGATCCCACCGACGCCGCCCCGCCACCGCCCGTCTCGACCGCCGAGCAGAAATCCAACGAGTCGCGGCTCGACTATCAGAAGCGGCTCGAGGAACAGGCCAAGCAGCTCGGCATCCCCGGCCAGAAGCCGGGCGAGCGGCTGTCCGACTTCGCGGAGCGTGTGAAGGAAGGCGGCGAGAAGCTGCAGGACGCCCAGAAGGAGGCCCGCCAGTTCCAGCAGGCCGCCACCGAGATCCGGCAGGCCATCCAATCGGTGCCGGAGTTGGAGCCGCTGGCCCAGAACCTGATGATCGACCAGACGCCGGAAGGACTGCGAATCCAGATCGTCGACCAGGACCGCGTCTCGATGTTCCCCGGCGGGTCGGGCCAGATGTACCCGCAGACCCGCCAGCTCGTCATGCAGGTGGCCAAGGCGCTCGCCAAGCTGCCCAACAAGCTGTCGATCAGCGGCCACACCGACGGCGTTCCCTTCACCAGCGGGGCCGGGCGCGACAACTGGGACCTCTCCACCGAACGCGCCAACGCCACCCGCCGCGCCCTGATCGCCGGCGGCATTCCGGAGGAGCGCGTCCAGGACGTGATCGGCCGCGCCGACCGCGACCTGCTGGTGCCCGACCAGCCGGGCAGCCCGCGCAACCGCCGCATCAGCATGGTGCTGCTGCGCGAAAGCAAGACCGCACCCCCGCCCGCCGCGACGAACTGA
- a CDS encoding flavin reductase family protein — MTFDSRAFRNALGCFATGIAVVTTVAPDGEPIGVTVNSFSSVSLDPPLVQFCLGRAAMSFEAFTAAPSFAVNILAEDQAELSNRFSRRDLQERWDGVGVERWDSGVPILTGCLATLECDREHVYDGGDHVIIVGRVRRLSGSEDGKPLLYFRGAYSQLP, encoded by the coding sequence ATGACCTTCGATTCTCGGGCTTTCCGCAACGCCCTCGGATGCTTCGCCACCGGCATCGCCGTGGTCACCACCGTTGCCCCGGACGGCGAGCCGATCGGCGTGACCGTGAACTCCTTCTCGTCGGTGTCGCTCGACCCGCCGCTGGTGCAGTTCTGCCTGGGCCGAGCGGCCATGTCGTTCGAGGCCTTCACCGCCGCGCCCTCCTTCGCGGTGAACATCCTGGCCGAAGACCAGGCGGAGCTGTCCAACCGCTTCTCGCGCCGCGACTTGCAGGAGCGCTGGGACGGGGTGGGAGTGGAGCGCTGGGACAGCGGCGTGCCGATCCTCACCGGCTGCCTTGCCACCCTGGAATGCGACCGTGAGCATGTCTATGACGGCGGCGACCACGTCATCATCGTGGGCCGCGTCCGCCGCCTGTCGGGCAGCGAGGACGGGAAGCCGCTGCTCTACTTCCGCGGCGCTTACTCGCAGCTTCCCTGA
- a CDS encoding threonine ammonia-lyase has product MTEPTPSSTVTLDDVRAAAARIAGHLPVTPTEASPRLSEITGCSVVLKLENQHLTGSFKERGALNKLLSLGEAERSAGVIAMSAGNHAQAVACHATRLGIRSVIVMPSFTPFTKVERTESLGARVELHGETLSDAAAHAQELAAREGLTFVHPYDDPLIAAGQGTAALELLDAAPDLEVLVVPVGGGGLIGGMAVAAKALKPDIAVVGVECAMFPSMRQALAGQPITCGGATIADGIAVKAPGAVTLPLVRRHVDAVVEVGEPRLEEAVYRLATVQKLVAEGAGAAGLAAVLDDPERFRGKRVGIVVSGGNIDARILAQVLTRGLVYEGRMVRLRIGITDAPGALARVARLLGEAGANIVEVHHQRLFHDVPVRMAEIDVVLETRGRSHVQRLVAHMEEAGFPTELMTDIS; this is encoded by the coding sequence ATGACCGAGCCGACCCCGAGTTCAACCGTCACCCTGGACGACGTCCGCGCCGCCGCCGCGCGGATCGCCGGCCACCTCCCCGTCACCCCCACCGAAGCCTCGCCCCGCCTGTCGGAGATCACCGGCTGCTCGGTGGTGCTGAAGCTGGAGAACCAGCATCTCACCGGCTCCTTCAAGGAGCGCGGAGCGCTCAACAAGCTGCTGTCCTTGGGCGAGGCGGAGCGGAGCGCCGGGGTGATCGCCATGTCGGCGGGCAACCACGCCCAGGCGGTGGCCTGCCACGCCACGCGGCTGGGCATCCGCTCGGTCATCGTCATGCCCTCCTTCACCCCCTTCACCAAGGTGGAGCGCACGGAAAGCCTCGGCGCGCGGGTCGAACTGCACGGCGAGACGCTGAGCGACGCCGCGGCCCACGCGCAGGAACTGGCGGCCCGCGAGGGGCTCACCTTCGTGCACCCCTACGACGACCCGCTGATCGCCGCCGGCCAGGGCACCGCCGCCCTGGAGCTTCTCGACGCCGCGCCGGACTTGGAGGTGCTGGTGGTGCCGGTGGGCGGCGGCGGGCTGATCGGCGGCATGGCGGTGGCGGCCAAGGCGCTGAAGCCGGACATCGCGGTGGTCGGGGTGGAATGCGCCATGTTCCCGTCGATGCGCCAAGCGCTGGCCGGGCAGCCCATCACCTGCGGCGGCGCCACCATCGCCGACGGCATCGCGGTCAAGGCCCCCGGCGCCGTCACCCTGCCGCTGGTCCGGCGGCATGTGGACGCGGTGGTCGAAGTGGGCGAGCCGCGGCTGGAGGAGGCCGTCTACCGGCTCGCCACCGTGCAGAAGCTGGTCGCCGAGGGGGCCGGGGCGGCGGGGCTGGCCGCGGTGCTGGACGATCCGGAGCGGTTCCGCGGCAAGCGGGTGGGCATCGTGGTGTCCGGCGGCAACATCGACGCCCGCATCCTGGCGCAGGTGCTGACGCGCGGGCTGGTCTACGAGGGGCGCATGGTGCGGCTGCGCATCGGCATCACCGACGCCCCCGGCGCGCTCGCCCGCGTCGCCCGCCTGCTCGGCGAGGCCGGGGCCAACATCGTGGAGGTACACCACCAGCGCCTGTTCCACGATGTGCCGGTGCGCATGGCCGAGATCGACGTGGTGCTCGAAACCCGCGGGCGCAGCCACGTCCAGCGCCTCGTCGCCCACATGGAGGAGGCAGGCTTCCCGACGGAGCTGATGACGGATATCTCCTGA
- a CDS encoding penicillin acylase family protein: MIPRAVRKPLAILVAVLALVVLVPVLGAGGFLLWLRQETPAYEGAATVPGLEGPVEILRDRNAIPHIFAATERDAYFALGYVHAQDRLWQMETMRRGGAGRLAELVGTRFGDWALRLDRSMRTLGVYRRAEEAYEELSPEARTAFDAYAAGVNAWMDTRREALPIEFQLLRHTPEPWRPADSLVWGKLMALQLSGDSRDELFRASALKSLTPDQMRDLFPDSDPTAPVTLAAALDGLDLQGALAALPDLGFDTASNEWALTGARSATGKPIIANDPHLGLEAPILWYLARIVTPEHRIAGATIPGVPLHILGHNGRVAWGFTTTHSDTQDLFIERLDPQDPGRYLTPDGSAAFETRQETIRVAGQPDETLTVRETRHGPVLTTPDAAEAAPEGHVLALAFPGLSAADTTAEALYRLNHAADAAAVREALFLHVAPQQNVVYADTAGTLGFLSPALVPVRRGGDGRVPVPGWTGEHDWIGYIPFDALPQAVDPPSGQFVNANNAVVGPGYPYALATEWPDPARAERIVQMLGDGPHTVEEVAAQQMDELSLPARDLLPLMLEPLRNVPDLNGQARAALDRLAGWDGRMDRDRAEPLIFSWWERELVRSVFADELGPLFQSYWDLRPRALHRVLTQAPQWCDDRTTPAREDCATMLAGSLKTALAEIERRHGADMNGWRWGAEHKAALTHRLLGRVPLLGSMFDLSIPTGGGAFTVNRGTTRVRDPQDPFSHVHGPGLRAVYDLADLGNSRFSIATGQSGNPLSPHWGDLVQGWRDGVGLRLAGDRGTLARDGATLLTLSPTRPGSSP; the protein is encoded by the coding sequence ATGATTCCCCGCGCCGTCCGCAAGCCCCTGGCCATCCTGGTCGCCGTTCTCGCCCTGGTGGTCCTGGTGCCGGTGCTGGGGGCGGGGGGATTCCTGCTGTGGCTTCGCCAGGAGACCCCGGCCTACGAGGGCGCCGCCACCGTCCCGGGGCTGGAAGGCCCGGTCGAGATCCTGCGCGACCGCAACGCCATCCCGCACATCTTCGCCGCCACCGAGCGGGACGCCTATTTCGCGCTCGGCTACGTCCACGCGCAGGACCGGCTGTGGCAGATGGAGACGATGCGGCGCGGCGGCGCCGGGCGTCTGGCCGAACTGGTCGGCACGCGCTTCGGCGACTGGGCGCTGCGGCTCGACCGCTCCATGCGCACGCTGGGCGTCTACCGCCGGGCCGAGGAGGCCTATGAGGAGCTGTCGCCGGAAGCCCGCACGGCCTTCGACGCCTACGCCGCCGGGGTCAACGCCTGGATGGACACGCGGCGCGAGGCGCTGCCCATCGAATTCCAGCTCCTGCGCCACACGCCGGAGCCCTGGCGGCCCGCCGACAGCCTCGTCTGGGGGAAGCTGATGGCGCTCCAGCTCTCCGGCGATTCGCGGGACGAGCTGTTCCGCGCCAGCGCCCTGAAAAGCCTGACGCCGGACCAGATGCGCGACCTGTTCCCGGACTCCGACCCCACCGCCCCGGTGACCCTGGCGGCGGCGCTCGACGGCCTGGATTTGCAGGGGGCGCTGGCCGCCTTGCCCGACCTCGGCTTCGACACCGCCTCCAACGAATGGGCGCTGACCGGGGCGCGCAGCGCGACCGGCAAGCCGATCATCGCCAACGACCCCCATCTCGGGCTGGAGGCGCCGATCCTGTGGTATCTGGCGCGCATCGTGACTCCGGAACACCGCATCGCCGGGGCGACGATCCCCGGCGTTCCGCTCCACATCCTGGGGCACAACGGGCGCGTCGCCTGGGGCTTCACCACCACCCACAGCGACACCCAGGACCTGTTCATCGAGAGGCTCGACCCGCAGGACCCCGGCCGCTACCTGACGCCGGACGGCAGCGCCGCCTTCGAGACGCGCCAGGAGACGATCCGCGTCGCCGGCCAGCCGGACGAGACGCTGACGGTGCGGGAGACGCGGCACGGCCCGGTGCTGACCACGCCGGACGCCGCCGAGGCGGCGCCGGAGGGCCATGTGCTGGCGCTGGCCTTCCCCGGCCTGAGCGCCGCCGATACCACGGCGGAGGCGCTGTACCGCCTCAACCACGCCGCCGACGCCGCGGCGGTGCGCGAGGCGCTGTTCCTCCATGTGGCGCCGCAGCAGAACGTCGTCTACGCCGACACGGCGGGAACGCTGGGCTTCCTGTCGCCGGCGCTGGTCCCGGTGCGGCGTGGCGGCGACGGGCGCGTTCCGGTGCCGGGCTGGACCGGCGAGCACGACTGGATCGGCTACATCCCCTTCGACGCGCTGCCCCAGGCGGTCGATCCGCCGTCGGGCCAGTTCGTCAACGCCAACAACGCGGTGGTCGGCCCCGGCTACCCCTACGCCCTGGCGACCGAATGGCCGGACCCCGCCCGCGCCGAGCGGATCGTGCAGATGCTCGGCGACGGCCCGCACACGGTGGAGGAGGTCGCCGCCCAGCAGATGGACGAACTGTCCCTGCCGGCGCGCGACCTGCTGCCGCTGATGCTGGAACCGCTGCGCAACGTGCCCGATCTCAATGGACAGGCCCGCGCCGCGCTGGACCGTCTGGCCGGCTGGGACGGGCGGATGGACCGCGACCGGGCCGAGCCGCTGATCTTCTCCTGGTGGGAGCGGGAGCTGGTGCGCAGCGTCTTCGCCGACGAGTTGGGGCCGCTGTTCCAGAGCTACTGGGATCTGCGCCCGCGCGCCCTGCACCGCGTGCTGACCCAGGCGCCGCAGTGGTGCGACGACCGGACGACGCCGGCCCGCGAGGACTGCGCCACCATGCTCGCCGGCTCCCTGAAAACGGCGCTGGCGGAGATCGAGCGGCGCCACGGCGCGGACATGAACGGCTGGCGCTGGGGGGCGGAGCACAAGGCCGCCCTGACCCACCGGCTGCTGGGCCGGGTGCCGCTGCTCGGTTCGATGTTCGACCTGTCGATCCCGACCGGCGGCGGCGCCTTCACCGTCAACCGCGGCACCACCCGCGTCCGCGACCCGCAGGACCCCTTCTCCCATGTCCATGGTCCGGGGCTGCGCGCGGTCTATGATCTGGCCGACCTCGGCAACTCCCGCTTCTCCATCGCCACCGGCCAGTCGGGCAACCCGCTGTCGCCCCATTGGGGGGATCTGGTGCAGGGCTGGCGCGACGGGGTGGGGCTGCGGCTGGCCGGAGACCGCGGCACGCTGGCCCGCGACGGCGCCACGCTGCTGACGCTTTCCCCCACCCGTCCAGGGAGTTCGCCATGA